In Candidatus Hydrogenedens sp., the following are encoded in one genomic region:
- a CDS encoding ankyrin repeat domain-containing protein, with protein sequence MKWIKITKIYLFNLATILSITTLGLLGDFILFSEIVRAEVNKDVEVTIKECLSKWGYASIEEIVQSGDIYALLYCSEIKDKLTSEQKNQLYLATAEHGYPYILDTFISWGSDVFCTDEIGNTSLHLASKADSVYMIEHLIGLGLNPNMRNHEKYAPIHVCAKSGTPEVARTLIMKGAKPNLEIDENKYSSPAVIAGENKNFGVVQIFRAYDEHYPFEYAVGFGDIEMVEVYLKEHPEWLTIPPTRFSTPAVIIAVSKNQKDMLLHLLKRGASLEVSTIEGDKPLSLAISNNNKEMVRLLLDLGININGLGSVKKDMFPLEYAIMESPAEMVSYLLDLGADVNSINVVRNSETPLHLAVYEKKMDVVKLLVERGASINVRNRDGKTPLLISIEQGNKEIAEYLIQQGADLEIVDKNRYTPLLVAINAGNEEMAKWLVDKGANIQVRDKDGRTALHISAVRGLVPLMEFLLSKGVQKDDTDRYGNTALHLAVEAKKMESVEFLVNNGTNINVSNSVGKTALFVAVEVDSLTIAKYLVEHGADVNVSDREKRTLIHVGACSENSEMIRWLEGLGLDVFVLDGKNNSALHYACQCGAQDTTLWLISKKLPLDEYNKDGFTPLHLACQRGHVLIAKTLLDAGVDYTKISKTGQSAIHICAARGHWGPAQILILKGVDMNLPDNTGNTPLHYAGMNGQERFAYLLLAKRAEICVKNNMGMTPLDLVNKQLKKTTPVAGATMSQIRLYEGLQRTVRLLSTVICEEYLLRIEKGDVEGLKQLVSYYPEFAEVYYFGKAPIHRAIHKHSLDMLNTLIEAGVPLDGKEFGVEGLTPLHIAVQERQINLVDRLLKAGVSAEVKDSMSRTPIELTEKLGYSEIAEYFKTQIQK encoded by the coding sequence ATGAAATGGATAAAAATAACGAAAATATACCTCTTTAATTTGGCTACTATCCTAAGTATTACGACCCTTGGATTATTAGGTGATTTTATTCTATTTTCAGAAATTGTGCGTGCTGAAGTGAATAAAGATGTTGAGGTAACTATTAAGGAATGTTTAAGTAAATGGGGATATGCCTCTATAGAAGAAATAGTGCAGTCAGGAGACATATACGCATTACTTTACTGCTCAGAAATTAAAGACAAACTTACATCAGAACAGAAAAACCAATTGTATTTAGCAACAGCAGAGCATGGGTACCCCTATATTTTAGATACATTTATTTCATGGGGCAGTGATGTGTTTTGTACTGATGAAATTGGTAACACATCATTGCATTTAGCATCGAAAGCGGATAGCGTGTATATGATAGAACATTTAATAGGATTAGGGCTTAATCCGAATATGCGGAATCATGAAAAGTATGCTCCTATCCATGTATGTGCCAAGTCGGGAACACCAGAGGTTGCACGAACCTTGATAATGAAAGGTGCCAAACCCAACCTTGAGATAGATGAAAACAAATATAGTAGCCCTGCAGTTATAGCGGGTGAAAATAAAAACTTTGGGGTTGTTCAGATATTTCGTGCGTATGATGAACATTATCCCTTTGAATACGCTGTTGGATTCGGGGATATAGAAATGGTTGAAGTTTATTTAAAAGAGCATCCAGAATGGTTGACGATACCTCCTACCCGATTTTCTACCCCAGCTGTTATCATTGCGGTAAGCAAAAATCAGAAAGACATGTTATTGCATCTTCTTAAACGTGGTGCAAGTTTAGAAGTATCCACAATAGAGGGGGATAAACCTTTATCTCTTGCTATTTCGAACAATAATAAAGAAATGGTTCGTTTACTTCTTGATTTAGGGATAAATATTAATGGGTTGGGTAGTGTAAAGAAGGATATGTTCCCTCTTGAATATGCAATTATGGAATCACCCGCAGAAATGGTTTCATATTTGTTGGATTTGGGAGCAGATGTTAATTCGATTAATGTCGTCCGTAATTCAGAAACACCTCTTCATTTGGCAGTCTATGAAAAGAAGATGGATGTGGTGAAATTACTTGTAGAGCGAGGTGCAAGCATCAACGTTCGGAATAGAGATGGCAAAACTCCACTTCTAATCTCCATAGAACAAGGGAATAAAGAAATTGCTGAATATTTAATCCAACAAGGTGCAGATTTAGAAATTGTAGATAAAAATAGATATACACCATTGTTAGTGGCAATAAACGCTGGGAATGAGGAGATGGCAAAATGGCTTGTCGATAAAGGGGCAAATATTCAGGTGCGAGATAAAGATGGACGAACAGCATTACATATTTCTGCTGTGCGGGGGTTGGTTCCTTTGATGGAATTTTTACTTTCAAAGGGGGTACAAAAAGACGACACAGACCGATATGGAAATACTGCACTTCATCTGGCAGTTGAGGCAAAAAAGATGGAATCTGTGGAATTCCTTGTCAATAATGGGACAAATATTAATGTGTCAAATTCCGTAGGTAAGACCGCTTTATTTGTAGCAGTAGAAGTTGATAGTTTGACTATAGCGAAATACCTTGTAGAACACGGTGCAGATGTGAATGTTTCTGACAGGGAAAAGAGGACATTAATCCATGTCGGTGCTTGTTCCGAAAATTCGGAAATGATTCGCTGGCTGGAAGGGCTCGGATTGGATGTGTTTGTACTCGATGGGAAAAACAATTCTGCATTACATTATGCGTGCCAATGTGGTGCTCAAGATACAACGCTTTGGCTGATAAGTAAGAAATTACCTTTAGATGAGTATAATAAAGATGGCTTTACTCCACTTCATCTGGCGTGCCAAAGGGGTCATGTTTTAATTGCCAAAACATTACTGGACGCGGGGGTGGATTATACAAAGATTTCAAAGACAGGACAATCGGCTATTCATATCTGTGCTGCACGAGGACATTGGGGACCTGCACAAATACTTATATTAAAAGGAGTCGATATGAATTTGCCTGATAATACAGGGAATACACCCCTTCACTATGCTGGCATGAACGGACAAGAACGATTTGCGTATCTGTTACTTGCAAAGAGAGCAGAAATTTGTGTGAAGAATAATATGGGGATGACACCTTTAGACCTTGTGAATAAACAGCTCAAAAAAACGACACCAGTAGCTGGGGCAACTATGTCTCAAATCCGTTTATATGAAGGCTTGCAACGAACTGTTCGACTCCTTTCAACAGTTATCTGCGAAGAATACCTTTTACGAATAGAGAAGGGAGATGTAGAAGGGTTGAAACAACTGGTAAGTTATTACCCTGAATTTGCGGAGGTTTACTATTTCGGAAAGGCTCCAATCCATAGAGCCATTCATAAGCATTCATTAGACATGTTAAATACACTTATTGAAGCAGGAGTACCCCTTGATGGAAAAGAATTTGGAGTTGAAGGTTTAACTCCACTTCATATTGCGGTGCAGGAAAGACAGATAAATCTCGTGGACAGACTATTGAAAGCAGGAGTCAGCGCGGAAGTCAAAGATTCTATGTCAAGAACACCAATAGAGCTTACTGAAAAATTGGGTTATTCAGAGATAGCGGAATATTTCAAAACACAAATACAAAAGTAA